The proteins below are encoded in one region of Roseomonas marmotae:
- the hpnC gene encoding squalene synthase HpnC, with product MTQAADLASGKGHKDENFPVASHLVRAELRPTIMAFYRFARAADDVADHPAAAPGMKLEQLAALEAGLRGEAHGSPEGQALRAAQQARGLTERHALDLLEAFRRDVAQLHYPDWDGLMDYCRYSAAPVGRFVLDLHGESRRLWPMNDALCAALQVINHLQDCGKDYAALRRVYLPLDAMRAAGVTVEALGEAKASPALRGVIGGLAERCGLLLRQSRPFATSIADRRLAMEVGVIHTLAESLTERLLHRDPLSERVHHRKAEVLTLSLRGGLGVLAARMGRRLRGRPAMAGGGA from the coding sequence ATGACACAGGCAGCCGACCTCGCCTCCGGCAAGGGGCATAAGGACGAGAATTTTCCGGTCGCCTCGCATCTGGTCCGGGCGGAACTGCGCCCCACCATCATGGCCTTCTACCGCTTCGCCCGCGCCGCCGACGACGTGGCGGACCACCCCGCGGCCGCGCCCGGCATGAAGTTGGAGCAGTTGGCGGCCCTGGAGGCCGGGCTGCGCGGCGAAGCGCACGGAAGCCCGGAAGGACAGGCGCTGCGTGCCGCCCAGCAGGCGCGCGGCCTCACCGAACGCCATGCGCTCGACCTGCTGGAAGCCTTCCGGCGGGATGTGGCGCAGCTCCACTATCCGGACTGGGACGGTTTGATGGATTACTGCCGTTATTCCGCCGCGCCCGTCGGGCGATTCGTGCTGGACCTGCATGGTGAATCGCGCAGGCTCTGGCCGATGAATGATGCGCTCTGCGCGGCCTTGCAGGTCATCAACCACTTGCAGGATTGCGGGAAGGACTACGCGGCGCTCCGCCGCGTCTACCTGCCGCTGGATGCCATGCGGGCGGCGGGCGTCACGGTGGAGGCGCTGGGCGAGGCGAAGGCCTCCCCCGCTCTGCGCGGGGTGATTGGCGGGCTGGCGGAACGCTGCGGCCTGCTGCTGCGGCAATCCCGCCCCTTCGCCACCAGCATCGCCGACCGTCGTCTGGCGATGGAAGTGGGCGTCATCCACACACTGGCGGAAAGCCTGACGGAACGCCTGCTGCACCGGGACCCGCTTTCGGAGCGCGTGCATCACCGCAAGGCCGAGGTGCTGACCCTGTCCCTTCGCGGCGGGCTGGGCGTGCTGGCGGCACGCATGGGGCGGCGGCTGCGCGGGCGGCCTGCCATGGCGGGAGGCGGGGCATGA
- a CDS encoding DUF6726 family protein, with the protein MIGRTRRLHESGLGTRVSQIRLFLFLAVLLPLGGCGVVALPFRVTGDVVKAVPIVGDPVGAPIHAVGDVVDP; encoded by the coding sequence ATGATTGGCCGGACAAGGCGGCTTCATGAAAGCGGCCTTGGGACCAGGGTCAGCCAGATAAGGCTGTTCCTGTTCCTTGCGGTGCTGCTGCCCCTGGGGGGCTGTGGCGTGGTTGCTTTGCCCTTCCGTGTGACAGGCGACGTCGTGAAGGCTGTGCCCATCGTCGGTGACCCCGTTGGGGCGCCTATTCACGCAGTGGGTGATGTCGTTGATCCTTAG
- a CDS encoding glycosyltransferase, which translates to MSAALGIGLLALAIWVYLLSARGGFWLARQRDDRDEPPPPARWPSVAAVVPARDEADIIARSIGSLLAQDYPGGFRVILVDDGSADGTAEAARATAESLGVAERLTVLPGAALPAGWTGKVWAQHQGIARATGDTAEGAPEYLLLTDADIHHSPGNLRALVGRAEQGRHVLVSLMALLCCTNRAERFLIPAFVFFFQMLYPFRWVAQRGRRIAAAAGGCMLVRRAALEQAGGIAAIRGEIIDDCALARRLKQQGPVWLGLTRRAASLRPYGSVAEIGRMIARSAYAQLGYSPLLLAATLAGMALTYLAPPALAILADGAAAWAGAAAWLLMALSFQPMLRFYRVSPLWGLALPVIGAAYALFTLQSALGVWRGRGGMWKGRAQAMAGGA; encoded by the coding sequence ATGAGCGCCGCGCTGGGGATCGGGCTTCTGGCCCTGGCCATCTGGGTCTATCTGCTGTCGGCACGCGGCGGCTTCTGGCTGGCGCGCCAGCGCGATGACCGCGACGAACCGCCGCCGCCCGCGCGCTGGCCCTCCGTGGCCGCCGTGGTGCCTGCGCGGGACGAGGCCGACATCATCGCCCGCTCCATCGGCAGCCTGCTGGCGCAGGATTACCCGGGCGGGTTCCGCGTCATCCTCGTCGATGATGGCAGTGCCGACGGCACTGCCGAGGCGGCGCGGGCCACTGCGGAATCCCTCGGCGTGGCGGAGCGGCTGACCGTGCTGCCAGGCGCCGCCTTGCCCGCCGGCTGGACGGGGAAGGTGTGGGCGCAGCACCAGGGCATTGCCAGGGCGACAGGGGACACAGCCGAGGGAGCGCCGGAATACCTGCTGCTCACCGATGCCGATATCCATCACAGCCCCGGCAATCTCCGCGCCCTGGTGGGCCGCGCGGAGCAGGGGCGTCACGTGCTGGTCTCGCTGATGGCGCTGCTCTGCTGCACCAACCGGGCGGAGCGGTTCCTCATCCCCGCCTTCGTGTTCTTCTTCCAGATGCTCTATCCCTTCCGCTGGGTGGCGCAACGCGGGCGGCGCATCGCCGCGGCGGCGGGGGGCTGCATGCTGGTGCGCCGGGCCGCGCTGGAGCAGGCGGGCGGCATCGCCGCCATCCGTGGCGAGATCATCGATGATTGTGCCCTTGCCCGGCGGCTGAAGCAGCAGGGGCCGGTCTGGCTCGGGCTGACGCGCCGCGCCGCTAGCCTGCGCCCCTATGGCAGCGTGGCGGAGATCGGCCGCATGATCGCGCGCTCCGCCTATGCGCAGCTCGGATACTCGCCGCTGCTGCTGGCGGCCACGCTGGCTGGCATGGCGCTCACCTATCTCGCCCCCCCGGCGCTGGCGATCCTGGCCGATGGCGCGGCGGCCTGGGCGGGCGCCGCCGCCTGGCTGCTCATGGCGCTGAGCTTCCAGCCGATGCTGCGCTTCTACCGCGTCTCCCCGCTCTGGGGCCTGGCCCTGCCGGTGATCGGCGCGGCCTATGCGCTGTTCACCCTGCAATCCGCGCTGGGCGTGTGGCGGGGCCGGGGCGGCATGTGGAAGGGCAGGGCCCAGGCCATGGCGGGTGGCGCATGA
- a CDS encoding IS701 family transposase produces the protein MTSILGGGADLDRWLAPFLEVLGRKTRRTWAPLYLRGLLGPGERKSLQPMAARLGLGGHDQLQHFIASPAWDDAPLWSVLAQQADKLVGGPQAWLVIDDTALPKKGTMSVGVLPQYCGQLGKKANCQSLVSLTLAQGEVPVPVGLRLFLPEKWTDDPARCAQAGVPEAAMAPRTKAEIALDELDRLRAAGVRFGTVLADAGYGASAAFRQGLDARDLRWAVGIPRNQKVYSAAVQLVPPQGRARKPVPNEEPAEAERVLASQTWRRIAWRQGTKGALAARFAAARIRVGDGAVWGNNRHLPGDEAWLVGEWRSSGERKYYLSNLSADTPLRALAATIKGRWICEQAHQQLKQELGLGHFEGRSWTGLHRHALMSCIACAYLQHLRLAAHRRTRRGENAAPNAGPATLTKPARRATRHSRPPVQPSRHADPMSALPTQVPVTSS, from the coding sequence ATGACGAGCATCCTTGGTGGTGGAGCAGATCTGGATCGCTGGCTAGCGCCGTTCCTGGAGGTTCTGGGGCGCAAGACCCGCCGCACCTGGGCACCGCTCTACCTGCGGGGTCTGCTCGGACCCGGCGAGCGCAAGAGCCTGCAGCCGATGGCCGCCCGGCTTGGCTTGGGCGGCCACGACCAGCTGCAGCACTTCATCGCCAGCCCCGCCTGGGATGATGCGCCGCTGTGGTCGGTGCTGGCGCAGCAGGCCGACAAGCTGGTCGGCGGTCCGCAGGCTTGGCTGGTGATCGATGACACGGCGCTGCCTAAGAAAGGCACGATGTCAGTCGGCGTGCTGCCGCAGTACTGCGGCCAACTCGGCAAGAAGGCCAATTGCCAATCGCTGGTGTCGCTCACCCTGGCACAGGGCGAGGTGCCTGTTCCGGTCGGTCTACGGCTGTTCCTGCCGGAGAAGTGGACCGATGACCCTGCACGCTGTGCCCAGGCAGGCGTGCCGGAGGCGGCGATGGCGCCGCGAACCAAGGCCGAAATCGCACTGGACGAACTCGACCGGCTGAGGGCGGCGGGCGTGCGGTTCGGCACTGTGCTGGCCGATGCGGGCTATGGCGCAAGTGCGGCGTTCCGGCAGGGCCTGGATGCTCGGGATCTGCGCTGGGCGGTGGGCATCCCGCGCAACCAGAAGGTCTACAGCGCCGCCGTGCAGCTGGTGCCGCCGCAGGGACGGGCTCGTAAGCCAGTGCCGAACGAAGAGCCAGCAGAGGCGGAGAGGGTGTTGGCCTCGCAAACCTGGCGCCGCATCGCCTGGCGGCAGGGTACCAAGGGCGCATTGGCGGCCCGGTTCGCCGCGGCGCGCATCCGGGTGGGCGACGGCGCGGTTTGGGGCAACAACCGGCATCTGCCGGGTGATGAAGCCTGGCTGGTCGGCGAATGGCGCTCTAGCGGCGAGCGGAAGTACTATCTGAGCAACCTGTCCGCCGACACACCGCTGCGGGCGCTGGCGGCCACCATCAAAGGACGCTGGATCTGCGAACAGGCGCACCAGCAGCTGAAGCAGGAACTCGGGCTCGGCCACTTCGAGGGACGGTCCTGGACAGGCCTGCACCGACACGCGTTGATGAGCTGCATCGCCTGTGCCTACCTGCAGCACCTCCGCCTCGCCGCGCACCGCCGGACGAGGCGGGGGGAAAATGCGGCCCCCAATGCCGGGCCCGCCACCCTCACCAAGCCTGCCCGCCGTGCGACGCGCCATTCTCGACCGCCTGTTCAGCCATCTCGTCACGCCGATCCGATGTCCGCACTGCCGACGCAGGTTCCTGTCACCTCATCATAA
- the shc gene encoding squalene--hopene cyclase, translating to MKDALSFQASPAMPVLPDGVEDAIRHATAALGRYQRDDGHWVFELEADATIPAEYVLLRQYLGEADDLPLERRIGNYLRRIQGKHGGWPLFHGGAFDMSASVKAYFSLKMIGDDPAAPHMARAREAILAHGGAARCNVFTRILLAQFGELPWSAVPAMPVEMILLPRWFPVHLSRMSYWARTVVVPLLVLQALKRRARNPRGIGVRELFRPGIRAGTGRTHQRRGWAAFFNGLDMALRKAEPFWPRGQRQRAIARCKAFVTERLNGEDGLGAIYPAMANSVMMYDALGDGPEHPGRAIARQAIEKLLVVGEDEAYCQPCVSPVWDTALASHAMMEAGGEAAGAALRGLEWLRPRQELEVKGDWAEMRPNIRPGGWAFQYRNAHYPDLDDTAVVVMAMDRARRQFDAGEGHDTAIERGAEWVVGLQSSNGGWGAFDVDNNHDFLNNIPFADHGALLDPPTADVSARCVSMLAQLGRTDTPEMRRALDYLGREQEKDGSWFGRWGVNYVYGTWSALCALNAAGFDASRPSMRRGAEWLLSIQNDDGGWGEDCDSYKLGYRGYEPAPSTASQTAWALLGLMAAGEVDNPAVARGIEWLCHAQGEDGLWPEEAYTGGGFPRIFYLRYHGYPKFFPLWALARYRNLRAGNARYVSQGM from the coding sequence ATGAAAGATGCCCTTTCGTTCCAGGCAAGCCCGGCCATGCCGGTCCTGCCGGATGGTGTCGAGGACGCCATTCGCCATGCCACGGCCGCGCTGGGGCGATACCAGCGTGATGACGGGCACTGGGTGTTCGAGTTGGAGGCGGATGCCACCATCCCCGCCGAATACGTCCTGCTGCGCCAGTATCTCGGCGAGGCGGATGATTTGCCGCTGGAGCGCAGGATCGGCAATTATCTGCGTCGTATCCAGGGCAAGCATGGTGGGTGGCCGCTCTTCCATGGCGGAGCCTTCGATATGAGCGCCTCGGTGAAGGCCTATTTCAGCCTGAAGATGATCGGCGACGATCCGGCCGCACCGCATATGGCGCGTGCGCGGGAGGCCATTCTCGCCCATGGCGGTGCCGCGCGCTGCAATGTCTTCACCCGTATCCTGCTGGCGCAGTTCGGGGAGCTGCCCTGGTCCGCCGTGCCAGCCATGCCGGTGGAGATGATTCTTCTTCCCCGCTGGTTTCCGGTGCATCTTTCCAGGATGTCCTACTGGGCGCGCACCGTGGTCGTGCCGCTGCTGGTGTTGCAGGCCCTGAAACGGCGCGCGCGCAACCCGCGTGGCATCGGGGTGAGGGAATTGTTCCGCCCCGGCATACGGGCCGGCACGGGGCGCACGCATCAGCGCCGTGGCTGGGCGGCCTTCTTCAACGGCCTGGATATGGCACTCCGGAAGGCGGAGCCGTTCTGGCCGCGAGGGCAAAGGCAGCGGGCCATCGCCCGTTGCAAGGCTTTCGTCACGGAGCGGCTGAATGGCGAGGATGGCCTCGGCGCCATCTACCCCGCCATGGCCAACAGCGTGATGATGTATGACGCGCTGGGCGACGGCCCGGAGCACCCCGGCCGCGCCATCGCCCGCCAGGCGATCGAGAAGTTGCTCGTGGTGGGCGAGGACGAAGCCTACTGCCAGCCCTGCGTCTCCCCGGTATGGGACACCGCCCTGGCGAGCCACGCGATGATGGAGGCGGGGGGGGAAGCGGCCGGCGCCGCGTTGCGCGGCCTGGAATGGTTGCGCCCGAGGCAGGAGCTGGAGGTGAAGGGCGACTGGGCCGAGATGCGCCCCAATATCCGCCCCGGCGGCTGGGCCTTCCAGTACCGCAACGCCCATTACCCGGACCTCGACGACACGGCCGTCGTGGTCATGGCGATGGATCGTGCCCGGCGCCAGTTCGACGCAGGGGAGGGGCATGACACCGCCATCGAGCGCGGCGCGGAATGGGTGGTGGGGTTGCAAAGCTCGAATGGCGGCTGGGGCGCCTTCGACGTCGATAACAACCATGATTTTCTTAATAACATCCCCTTCGCCGACCATGGCGCGCTGCTGGATCCGCCGACGGCTGATGTCAGCGCACGATGTGTCAGCATGCTGGCTCAGCTCGGGCGGACGGATACGCCGGAGATGCGGCGCGCGCTGGATTACCTGGGACGCGAGCAGGAGAAGGACGGAAGCTGGTTCGGCCGCTGGGGCGTGAACTATGTCTATGGCACCTGGTCCGCGCTGTGTGCGCTGAATGCGGCTGGCTTCGACGCCTCCCGTCCCAGCATGCGCCGGGGTGCCGAGTGGCTGCTCTCCATTCAGAACGATGATGGTGGCTGGGGCGAGGATTGCGACAGCTACAAGCTGGGCTACCGGGGCTACGAGCCGGCCCCCTCCACCGCGTCCCAGACAGCCTGGGCGTTGCTGGGGCTGATGGCGGCGGGCGAGGTGGATAACCCGGCCGTGGCGCGCGGCATCGAATGGCTGTGCCACGCACAGGGGGAGGATGGGCTCTGGCCCGAGGAAGCCTATACAGGTGGCGGCTTCCCGCGTATTTTTTATCTGCGTTACCATGGATACCCGAAGTTCTTCCCACTCTGGGCGCTGGCGCGCTATCGCAACCTGCGCGCCGGCAACGCGCGATATGTGAGCCAGGGGATGTGA
- a CDS encoding hopanoid-associated phosphorylase → MTILAVTGLRREQRILATPDIEVLAGGGNAGRLAALLETHARQAEGIISIGIAGALAPELRPGNWIVATAVRDGEDSWPTDAAWRTRLAALLPGAEEGVQLGRDTMVARAVEKAALHRATGAVGVDMESHLAARAARRHGLPFAVARVVSDGADRDLPVAAQRGMRPDGGVDISAVLRALAADPRQLPALIRTGWEAEKAFRALLGGHHRLGARLAASPIAASSAGDTGLV, encoded by the coding sequence GTGACCATCCTGGCCGTAACGGGGCTGCGGCGGGAACAACGCATCCTCGCCACCCCCGACATCGAGGTCCTGGCAGGAGGTGGCAATGCCGGGCGGCTGGCTGCCCTGCTGGAGACCCACGCGAGACAGGCGGAAGGCATCATCAGCATCGGCATTGCCGGCGCGCTGGCCCCGGAATTGCGGCCTGGGAATTGGATTGTTGCCACTGCTGTGCGGGATGGAGAGGACAGCTGGCCCACGGATGCGGCATGGCGGACCCGCCTCGCGGCCCTGCTGCCGGGCGCCGAGGAAGGTGTGCAGCTCGGCCGCGACACCATGGTGGCGCGCGCGGTGGAAAAGGCGGCGCTGCACCGTGCCACAGGGGCCGTCGGCGTCGATATGGAATCACATCTGGCGGCACGCGCGGCGCGGCGGCATGGCCTGCCCTTCGCCGTCGCGCGGGTGGTTTCCGATGGGGCGGACCGCGACCTTCCCGTAGCGGCCCAGCGCGGGATGCGGCCGGATGGCGGGGTGGACATCTCTGCCGTGCTGCGCGCCCTGGCGGCCGATCCGCGTCAGCTCCCGGCGCTGATCCGCACGGGGTGGGAGGCGGAGAAGGCCTTCCGCGCCCTACTCGGCGGCCACCACCGGCTCGGGGCCCGGCTTGCTGCCTCCCCCATTGCTGCCTCCAGTGCGGGTGATACGGGGCTTGTGTGA
- the hpnH gene encoding adenosyl-hopene transferase HpnH gives MGIPLGQAARIGAYLVRQKLSGRKRFPLVLMLEPLFRCNLACAGCGKIDYPNEILNQRLSFDECMAAIDECGAPVVSIAGGEPLLHKEMPEIVQGYLQRKKFVILCTNALLLTKKIDDYKPSPAFTWSIHLDGNQAMHDKSVCQTGVYDKAVEAIRLAKSKGFQVSINCTLFNDADPAQTAAFFDEMKTLGLDGITVSPGYAYERAPDQKHFLNRTKTKELFRGILARGRGGRDWPFTQSRMFLNFLAGNESYHCTPWGNPTRTVFGWQKPCYLLGEGYAKTFDELMNDTEWDKYGVGNYEKCADCMVHSGFEASAVDDMMRHPLKALAITLKGVRTEGAMARDIPLDNQRPAEFVFSGHVEKKLGEIRAAKHPGSHKPRITRTGGSNGGGSKPGPEPVVAAE, from the coding sequence TTGGGAATTCCCCTTGGGCAAGCAGCCCGGATCGGAGCCTATCTGGTCCGTCAGAAACTGTCCGGCCGCAAGCGCTTCCCGCTTGTGCTGATGCTGGAGCCGCTGTTCCGTTGCAACCTGGCCTGTGCGGGCTGTGGCAAGATCGACTACCCGAATGAAATCCTGAACCAGCGCCTCTCCTTCGACGAATGCATGGCCGCCATCGATGAATGCGGCGCGCCCGTCGTCTCCATCGCCGGCGGCGAGCCGCTGCTGCACAAGGAGATGCCGGAGATCGTCCAGGGTTACCTCCAGCGCAAGAAGTTTGTCATCCTCTGCACGAACGCGCTGCTGCTCACCAAGAAGATCGACGACTACAAGCCGAGCCCGGCCTTCACCTGGTCCATCCATCTGGATGGCAACCAGGCGATGCACGACAAATCCGTCTGCCAGACCGGGGTCTATGACAAGGCGGTGGAGGCCATCCGGCTGGCGAAGTCGAAGGGCTTCCAAGTTTCCATCAACTGCACCCTGTTCAATGACGCGGACCCCGCGCAGACCGCCGCCTTCTTCGACGAGATGAAGACCCTCGGGCTCGACGGCATCACCGTCTCCCCCGGCTATGCCTATGAGCGCGCGCCGGACCAGAAGCATTTCCTGAACCGCACCAAAACGAAGGAGCTGTTCCGCGGCATCCTTGCACGGGGGCGCGGCGGCAGGGATTGGCCTTTCACCCAGTCCCGCATGTTCCTGAACTTCCTGGCGGGGAACGAGAGTTACCACTGCACGCCCTGGGGCAACCCGACGCGCACGGTCTTCGGCTGGCAGAAGCCCTGCTACCTCCTGGGCGAAGGTTACGCCAAAACCTTTGACGAACTGATGAACGATACCGAGTGGGACAAATACGGCGTCGGCAACTACGAGAAATGCGCCGATTGCATGGTGCATTCGGGCTTCGAGGCCTCGGCGGTGGACGACATGATGCGCCACCCGCTGAAGGCGCTGGCTATCACGCTGAAGGGCGTGCGGACGGAAGGCGCCATGGCGAGGGATATTCCGCTGGATAACCAGCGCCCCGCCGAATTCGTCTTTTCCGGCCATGTGGAGAAGAAGCTGGGCGAGATCCGCGCTGCCAAGCACCCGGGGTCACACAAGCCCCGTATCACCCGCACTGGAGGCAGCAATGGGGGAGGCAGCAAGCCGGGCCCCGAGCCGGTGGTGGCCGCCGAGTAG
- the hpnA gene encoding hopanoid-associated sugar epimerase translates to MSVALLPEDSVLVTGASGFLGSAVARALNRRGVRPRLLIRPSSPRGNLHDLDHEPAYGDLTDEASLGTALQGIRFLFHVAADYRLWAPDPSMMLRVNLDGTAALMRQALAAGVERIVYTSSVATLRVAGATQPVDETAALNPEQAIGPYKRSKTLAERAVQAMIREEGLPAVIVHPSTPIGPYDIRPTPTGRMILDAARGRIPAFVETGLNFAHVDDIAEGHLMAFEHGRIGESYILGGENLSLRDFLAAIARRTGRPAPRINLPRLPLYPLAVGSEVMARLTGKEPLLTLDGLRMSRYRMYFTSAKAERELGYRSRPWEDGIADALSWFRQVGQLA, encoded by the coding sequence ATGAGCGTGGCTTTGCTGCCGGAGGACAGCGTCCTCGTTACGGGGGCCTCGGGTTTCCTTGGCTCGGCCGTGGCCAGGGCGCTCAACCGGCGGGGCGTTCGGCCCCGGCTGCTGATCCGTCCCTCCAGCCCGCGCGGCAACCTGCACGACCTCGATCATGAGCCAGCCTATGGCGACCTGACGGACGAGGCCTCCTTGGGCACCGCATTGCAGGGTATTCGCTTCCTGTTCCATGTCGCGGCCGATTACCGGCTTTGGGCGCCGGACCCTTCCATGATGCTTCGCGTCAATCTGGACGGCACGGCGGCGCTGATGCGGCAGGCCCTCGCCGCCGGGGTGGAGCGCATCGTCTATACCAGCAGCGTGGCGACGCTGCGGGTGGCGGGGGCGACGCAGCCGGTGGACGAGACGGCGGCGCTGAACCCGGAACAGGCCATCGGCCCCTACAAGCGCAGCAAGACGCTGGCGGAACGCGCGGTACAGGCAATGATCCGCGAGGAGGGGCTGCCGGCGGTGATCGTCCATCCCTCCACGCCTATCGGCCCCTATGACATCCGGCCCACGCCCACCGGGCGCATGATTCTCGATGCCGCGCGCGGCAGGATTCCCGCCTTCGTGGAAACCGGCCTGAACTTCGCGCATGTCGACGACATCGCCGAGGGCCACCTGATGGCCTTCGAGCATGGCCGCATCGGCGAATCCTACATCCTCGGCGGCGAGAACCTGTCCCTGCGCGATTTCCTCGCGGCGATCGCGCGCCGCACCGGGCGCCCGGCGCCGCGCATCAACCTGCCGCGCCTGCCGCTTTATCCGCTGGCGGTGGGGTCGGAGGTGATGGCGAGGCTCACCGGCAAGGAACCCCTGCTGACGCTGGATGGATTGCGGATGTCGCGCTACCGCATGTACTTCACCTCGGCGAAGGCGGAGCGCGAACTGGGCTACCGCAGCCGCCCCTGGGAAGACGGCATCGCGGATGCCCTGAGCTGGTTCCGCCAGGTGGGCCAGCTGGCATGA
- the hpnD gene encoding presqualene diphosphate synthase HpnD, which yields MSAGMQAAFDPAALQARVSGSSFYTAMRLMPKAERAAMFAIYAFCRLVDDIADDGTRPRPARAEELRQWRADLAALYENRPAGRAAFLADAVRDFGLRQADFLAVVDGMAMDVEADIRAPDRATLDLYCDRVASAVGRLSICVFGMEERPGHRLAHELGRALQLTNILRDLEEDAEIGRLYLPREALAAAGITSSDPAIVITDPRIDQISRGLAAEAEAHFAAAHEVLRARPRGRLFAPRLMGAVYRCLLRDMLAQGWAPPRRRVRIGKPRLLWIVARCGLGG from the coding sequence ATGAGCGCGGGCATGCAGGCGGCGTTCGACCCCGCGGCCTTGCAGGCGCGGGTTTCCGGAAGTTCCTTCTACACGGCCATGCGGCTGATGCCCAAGGCAGAGCGGGCGGCGATGTTCGCCATCTACGCTTTCTGCCGGCTGGTGGATGACATCGCCGATGACGGCACGAGGCCGCGCCCCGCGCGCGCGGAGGAGTTGCGGCAATGGCGCGCCGACCTCGCGGCGCTCTACGAGAACCGGCCCGCCGGCCGCGCCGCCTTCCTGGCCGATGCGGTGCGCGATTTCGGGCTGCGGCAGGCGGATTTCCTGGCGGTGGTGGATGGCATGGCGATGGATGTCGAAGCCGATATCCGCGCCCCGGATCGTGCCACGCTCGACCTCTACTGCGACCGCGTGGCGAGTGCCGTCGGCCGCCTTTCCATCTGTGTCTTCGGCATGGAGGAAAGGCCGGGCCACAGGCTGGCGCATGAGCTGGGTCGCGCGCTGCAACTGACGAATATCCTGCGCGACCTGGAGGAGGATGCGGAGATCGGCCGCCTCTATCTGCCGCGTGAGGCGCTGGCGGCGGCGGGCATCACCTCCTCCGATCCCGCCATCGTCATCACCGATCCGCGGATCGACCAGATCTCGCGCGGGCTGGCGGCGGAGGCGGAGGCGCATTTCGCGGCGGCGCATGAGGTGCTGCGCGCGCGGCCGCGGGGGCGGCTTTTCGCGCCCCGCCTGATGGGCGCGGTGTACCGATGCCTGCTGCGGGACATGCTGGCCCAGGGCTGGGCGCCGCCGCGCCGCCGCGTGCGCATCGGCAAGCCGCGCCTGCTGTGGATCGTGGCGCGCTGCGGCCTGGGCGGATGA
- the hpnE gene encoding hydroxysqualene dehydroxylase HpnE, whose amino-acid sequence MTRAPRIHVVGAGLAGLSAAVALAARGMRVILSEAAPQAGGRCRSYHDARLGMLIDNGNHLVLSGNSAVGRYLRRIGAEHRLAGPPSAEFPFLDLRDGTRWTLRPNNGVLPWWVLSSRRRVPGTVLRDYAALARLARRHPGKRIDEILPCRGTLWERLLQPVLISVLNTMPEEGSAELAGAVIRESLARGGAASRPLVAVPSLDAAFIEPALDYLRGAGAAIRLGRRLRGLKVAGDRVAALDFADGVELLDAQDRVILALPPWVVAPMVPGLMVPDSFHAIVNAHFRLAPPPGTPPITGLVGGKADWVFAFADRVSVTISAADHLLEHDADALLAALWGEVAVALNLPPEPPPGRIVKERRATFAATPGQDARRPPGRTAFANLALAGDWTATGLPATIEGALRSGETAAALALSGLLAAQNPL is encoded by the coding sequence ATGACGCGCGCGCCGCGCATTCACGTCGTGGGGGCGGGGCTCGCCGGCCTCTCGGCGGCCGTGGCGCTGGCCGCGCGCGGGATGCGTGTCATCCTCTCCGAAGCCGCGCCGCAGGCGGGGGGGCGCTGCCGTTCCTATCACGATGCCCGGCTGGGCATGCTCATCGACAATGGCAACCACCTCGTCCTGTCCGGCAATTCTGCCGTGGGGCGCTATCTGCGGAGGATCGGCGCCGAACACCGGCTGGCCGGTCCACCCTCCGCCGAATTCCCCTTCCTGGACCTGCGGGACGGGACACGCTGGACGCTGCGCCCGAATAACGGCGTGTTGCCCTGGTGGGTGCTCTCCTCCAGGCGGCGCGTGCCGGGCACGGTGCTGCGCGACTATGCCGCCCTGGCGCGGCTCGCCCGGCGCCATCCCGGTAAGCGGATCGACGAGATCCTGCCCTGCCGGGGGACGCTCTGGGAGCGGCTGTTGCAGCCCGTGCTCATCTCCGTGCTCAACACGATGCCGGAGGAAGGCTCGGCGGAACTGGCCGGCGCGGTGATACGGGAGAGCCTGGCGCGTGGTGGCGCCGCCAGCCGCCCCCTGGTGGCGGTGCCCAGCCTGGATGCCGCCTTCATCGAGCCCGCGCTGGATTACCTGCGCGGAGCGGGCGCCGCGATCCGCCTGGGCCGCAGGCTGCGCGGGCTGAAGGTCGCGGGCGACCGTGTCGCCGCGCTGGACTTCGCCGATGGTGTCGAGCTGCTGGACGCGCAGGATCGCGTGATCCTCGCCCTGCCGCCCTGGGTGGTGGCGCCGATGGTACCGGGGCTGATGGTGCCCGATTCGTTCCACGCCATCGTCAACGCCCATTTCCGGCTCGCACCGCCGCCGGGGACGCCGCCCATCACCGGGCTGGTGGGCGGCAAGGCGGATTGGGTCTTCGCTTTCGCTGACCGCGTCTCCGTCACCATCAGCGCCGCCGATCACCTGCTGGAGCACGATGCGGACGCCTTGCTGGCGGCGCTGTGGGGGGAGGTGGCGGTGGCACTGAACCTGCCGCCCGAGCCGCCGCCGGGGCGGATCGTCAAGGAGAGGCGGGCCACCTTCGCGGCCACGCCTGGGCAGGATGCGCGCCGCCCCCCGGGCCGGACGGCCTTCGCCAACCTGGCCCTGGCGGGGGATTGGACGGCGACGGGCCTCCCGGCCACCATCGAGGGCGCCTTGCGCTCGGGAGAGACGGCGGCGGCGCTTGCGCTCTCGGGGCTTCTCGCGGCACAAAATCCCCTGTGA